In a genomic window of Halostella litorea:
- a CDS encoding 50S ribosomal protein L3 yields the protein MPQPSRPRKGSLGFGPRKRAESEVPRFNSWPDDDGQPALQGFAGYKAGMTHVVMINDESDSPREGMEETVPVTIVETPPMRAVALRAYEDTAYGKKPLTEVWTDEFHEELDRVLDVPQEHDADAAEEELHEALDAGDVADVRVITHTVPDAVPSVPKKKPDVMETRVGGGSLGDRVEFALDLVADGGAHEMNDVFRAGEYADVSGVTKGKGTQGPVKRWGVQKRKGKHARQGWRRRIGNLGPWNPSRVRSTVPQQGQTGYHQRTELNKRLIDIGEGDDASVDGGFVNYGEVDGPYALVKGSVPGPEQRLVRFRPAVRPNDQPRLDPEVRYVSTASNQG from the coding sequence ATGCCACAACCAAGCAGACCACGCAAAGGCTCGCTGGGGTTCGGCCCCCGGAAGCGCGCGGAGAGCGAAGTCCCGCGCTTCAACTCGTGGCCGGACGACGACGGACAGCCAGCGCTCCAGGGCTTCGCCGGGTACAAGGCCGGCATGACCCACGTGGTGATGATCAACGACGAGTCGGACTCCCCCCGCGAAGGGATGGAGGAGACCGTCCCCGTCACCATCGTGGAGACGCCACCGATGCGCGCGGTGGCCCTGCGAGCGTACGAAGACACCGCTTACGGCAAGAAGCCGCTCACGGAGGTCTGGACCGACGAGTTCCACGAGGAACTCGACCGCGTCCTCGACGTCCCCCAGGAGCACGACGCCGACGCGGCCGAGGAGGAACTGCACGAGGCGCTCGACGCCGGCGACGTCGCCGACGTCCGGGTCATCACCCACACCGTTCCCGACGCGGTGCCGAGCGTCCCGAAGAAAAAGCCCGACGTGATGGAGACCCGCGTGGGCGGCGGCTCGCTTGGCGACCGCGTCGAGTTCGCGCTCGACCTCGTCGCCGACGGCGGCGCACACGAGATGAACGACGTGTTCCGCGCCGGCGAGTACGCCGACGTCAGCGGCGTCACGAAGGGGAAGGGCACCCAGGGCCCCGTCAAGCGCTGGGGCGTCCAGAAGCGGAAGGGCAAGCACGCCCGCCAGGGCTGGCGGCGCCGGATCGGCAACCTCGGTCCGTGGAACCCCTCCCGCGTGCGCTCGACGGTCCCCCAGCAGGGGCAGACCGGTTACCACCAGCGCACGGAACTGAACAAGCGCCTCATCGACATCGGTGAGGGCGACGACGCGTCCGTCGACGGCGGCTTCGTCAACTACGGCGAGGTCGACGGCCCGTACGCGCTCGTCAAGGGATCGGTCCCCGGCCCGGAGCAGCGCCTCGTGCGCTTCCGCCCGGCCGTCCGACCGAACGACCAGCCGCGCCTCGACCCCGAGGTGCGCTACGTCTCCACCGCATCGAACCAGGGATAA
- a CDS encoding putative RNA uridine N3 methyltransferase translates to MTVSVLVPSSLVREAEDKREATRKVGYVARAATVFRADRLTVFPDREGERRWGGGFVETVLRYAATPPYLRKEAWGKRDELEYAGVLPPLRAASQTGSGSNDPGSLRQGIVTEVGPEGRVRVNCGLQHPISLVVPPETEVAEGERVTVRISSREPVRARIVDQPLPGLAVESADLSAALGREDAGVRIATSRHGEPLTVSGLGPLAGRVEDDGMTVAFGAPERGLPEMIADVTVDAVRAARTPDEGAVETEPAGGAEAPSAVEPGAPGRFDLWLNAIPNQGSEVVRTEEAMFAALGCLTLTE, encoded by the coding sequence ATGACCGTCAGCGTACTCGTGCCGTCGTCTCTCGTCCGGGAAGCCGAAGACAAACGCGAGGCAACTCGCAAGGTCGGCTACGTCGCCCGCGCGGCGACGGTGTTCCGGGCGGACCGCCTGACCGTCTTCCCCGACCGGGAAGGCGAGCGCAGGTGGGGCGGCGGGTTCGTGGAAACCGTACTGCGGTACGCCGCGACGCCCCCTTACCTCCGAAAGGAGGCGTGGGGCAAGCGGGACGAACTGGAGTACGCGGGCGTACTGCCGCCGCTCCGCGCCGCGTCACAGACCGGCTCCGGATCGAACGATCCGGGGTCGTTAAGACAGGGAATCGTGACCGAGGTCGGACCTGAAGGGCGCGTACGGGTCAATTGCGGACTGCAACACCCGATCTCGCTCGTCGTCCCTCCGGAAACGGAGGTCGCCGAGGGGGAGCGCGTTACCGTCAGGATCTCTTCGCGAGAGCCGGTCCGTGCGAGGATCGTCGACCAGCCCCTCCCGGGGCTGGCCGTCGAGAGCGCGGACCTGTCGGCAGCGCTCGGCCGTGAGGACGCCGGCGTCCGGATCGCAACGTCGCGGCACGGTGAACCGCTCACCGTGTCGGGGCTCGGACCGCTGGCCGGTCGCGTCGAGGACGACGGGATGACCGTCGCCTTCGGCGCGCCCGAGAGAGGGCTGCCGGAGATGATAGCGGACGTGACCGTTGACGCGGTCAGGGCCGCTCGGACTCCCGACGAGGGAGCCGTTGAGACCGAACCGGCGGGCGGGGCGGAGGCCCCGTCCGCGGTCGAACCAGGCGCACCCGGCCGGTTCGACCTCTGGCTCAACGCGATCCCGAACCAGGGCAGCGAGGTCGTGCGAACGGAGGAAGCGATGTTCGCCGCGCTCGGCTGCCTCACACTCACGGAGTGA
- a CDS encoding class I SAM-dependent methyltransferase, translating into MTDPEEPPEYDALAEQAESRDGWESPWGDNPLQEYYSWPATRALLPELNGKRVLDAGCGVGDHVGELLDAGASVVGVDASGSAVETARERFGDRASFERADLTEPLPFRDDAFDVVLGHLVLDHVRELRPTFESFRRVLTPDGALVFSVVHPMQYYLDYDAVTEYYGTTAVTLGWDGVDVTSYQRPVGAILNAVTEAGLSVESVEEPRPPAAYENHAADDWRVSERPQILCVRARG; encoded by the coding sequence ATGACCGACCCGGAGGAACCTCCGGAGTACGACGCGCTTGCGGAGCAGGCCGAGAGCCGCGACGGCTGGGAGAGCCCCTGGGGCGACAACCCGCTGCAGGAGTACTACTCGTGGCCGGCGACGCGGGCCTTGCTCCCGGAACTGAACGGCAAGCGCGTCCTCGACGCCGGCTGCGGCGTGGGCGACCACGTCGGGGAACTGCTCGACGCCGGCGCGAGCGTGGTCGGCGTCGATGCGAGCGGGTCGGCCGTCGAGACCGCGCGGGAGCGGTTCGGCGACCGGGCGTCGTTCGAACGGGCGGACCTGACTGAACCGCTGCCGTTCAGGGACGACGCCTTCGACGTCGTTCTCGGCCATCTCGTGTTGGACCACGTCAGGGAGCTCCGGCCGACGTTCGAGTCGTTCCGCCGCGTCCTGACGCCCGACGGCGCGCTCGTCTTCTCGGTCGTCCATCCGATGCAGTACTACCTCGACTACGACGCCGTCACGGAGTACTACGGCACCACCGCGGTGACGCTCGGCTGGGACGGCGTCGACGTGACCTCCTACCAGCGCCCCGTCGGCGCGATACTGAACGCGGTTACCGAGGCGGGGCTCAGCGTGGAGTCGGTCGAAGAGCCGCGTCCGCCCGCGGCGTACGAGAACCACGCGGCGGACGACTGGCGCGTCTCCGAGCGACCGCAGATCCTCTGCGTCCGTGCGCGGGGATGA